From the Synergistaceae bacterium DZ-S4 genome, one window contains:
- a CDS encoding 4Fe-4S dicluster domain-containing protein produces MGCTCNSNDKEKLFCSGVLVENRPGAILPPQEAWEKKKGGYVVIECPQRIPCNPCATSCPTGAVKPFADINDVPSIDYEKCTGCGLCVAKCPGLACFVVDLTYGADEAVIKLPYELEPKPAKGQKVKCLNRTGEEVSEGEIYTVTEPLKDQTTVVSVVIPKKLVGEIRAIKVVC; encoded by the coding sequence GCAATGACAAAGAGAAACTATTCTGCAGCGGAGTCCTTGTAGAGAACAGGCCCGGGGCCATCCTTCCCCCGCAGGAAGCGTGGGAGAAGAAAAAGGGCGGATATGTAGTAATAGAATGTCCGCAGCGCATCCCCTGCAACCCCTGTGCGACCAGCTGCCCTACGGGAGCGGTCAAGCCGTTCGCGGACATCAACGACGTCCCGTCGATAGACTATGAGAAATGCACGGGCTGCGGTCTCTGCGTAGCGAAATGCCCCGGACTTGCCTGCTTTGTGGTGGACCTTACCTACGGAGCGGACGAAGCGGTCATCAAGCTTCCGTACGAACTTGAGCCGAAGCCTGCGAAGGGACAGAAGGTAAAGTGCCTGAACAGGACAGGCGAAGAGGTCTCCGAGGGAGAGATATATACCGTAACGGAACCCCTTAAGGATCAGACTACGGTAGTGAGCGTGGTCATTCCTAAAAAACTGGTCGGAGAGATCCGTGCCATCAAGGT